The Meiothermus sp. genome segment CACCGCACTGAACCGCTACGGCCCTACCTCTACTGCGCTCAACTTTGTGGGCTACTTCGGGCTGGCCACGCCTGATTTTCTGGTAGCGCTGCTGCTCATCTATCTGGTGCTCATCAGCGGCGGCACCACGGTGGGGGGGCTCTTCAGCCCGCAGTACATCGATGCCCCCTGGAGCTGGGCCAGGTTTCAGGACATGCTGGGGCATCTCTGGATTCCCCTCATCGTGATTGGGCTCGACGGCACCGCCACCATCATGCGGCAAATGCGGGCCAACCTGCTGGATGTCCTGAACCAGGACTACATCCGTACTGCTCGAGCCAAGGGGCTGGCCGAGCGGGTGGTGCTCTGGAAACACGCCGTGCGTAACGCCATCAACCCCCTGATTAGCCTGGCCGGGCTCCAGCTCCCTACCCTCATATCCAGCACCATCATTGCCTCAATTGTGCTGAGCCTGCCCACCATCGGGCCCTTTTTGTACGATTCCCTCTTGAACAAAGACCAGTATGTGGTGATGGCTCTGCTAATGCTCTCGGCGGTGCTTTTGATGGTGGGTAACCTCCTGGCCGACATCCTGC includes the following:
- a CDS encoding ABC transporter permease; this encodes MTTFILRRILVAVPTLLLISVLVFGVIQLQPGGFLENMLEDPRVSRETVENIRRQYLLDQPVWAQYLHWLGGIVRGDFGFSFLNSRPVSELIWERMGWTVFLAALTILATWVIAIPLGIYTALNRYGPTSTALNFVGYFGLATPDFLVALLLIYLVLISGGTTVGGLFSPQYIDAPWSWARFQDMLGHLWIPLIVIGLDGTATIMRQMRANLLDVLNQDYIRTARAKGLAERVVLWKHAVRNAINPLISLAGLQLPTLISSTIIASIVLSLPTIGPFLYDSLLNKDQYVVMALLMLSAVLLMVGNLLADILLAWVDPRIRYE